The following proteins are co-located in the Sporolituus thermophilus DSM 23256 genome:
- a CDS encoding arsenate reductase ArsC, whose translation MQSKKVLFLCTHNSARSQMAEGLLRAMYGDRYEAFSAGTEPGRLNPYVVRAMAEIGIDISGHRSKSLNEFLQDEFDYVVTVCDSAKEGCPYFPGGKRRLHESFPDPSGFTGTDEEIMNGVRTVRDQIQRWIAVTFGADNQ comes from the coding sequence ATGCAATCGAAAAAAGTGTTGTTCCTTTGTACCCATAACTCGGCCCGGTCCCAAATGGCAGAGGGGTTATTGCGGGCCATGTACGGTGACCGGTATGAAGCCTTTAGCGCTGGCACCGAACCGGGTAGACTGAACCCTTATGTAGTGAGGGCGATGGCGGAAATTGGGATCGATATTTCCGGCCATAGGTCGAAAAGCCTTAATGAATTTTTACAGGATGAGTTCGATTATGTGGTGACCGTCTGCGACAGCGCCAAGGAAGGGTGCCCTTATTTTCCGGGCGGAAAACGGCGACTGCATGAGAGTTTTCCCGACCCGTCGGGTTTTACCGGCACCGATGAAGAGATCATGAACGGTGTACGGACGGTCAGAGACCAAATTCAGCGGTGGATTGCCGTAACGTTTGGCGCTGATAACCAATGA